The region TAGCCGCGCTCGGTAAGACGTTTGTTGGCGAGCGGCACGGGTGCGAGTACATCCGGTTTTTCGGCCGCGTCTGCCCAGGTGTCCTCCGCGAGACGCGCAAGGCGTTGTGCGAATTCGCGCGCCAGCATCAGCCGGGCGCGGAATTTCAGGCCGAGCGCCAAGGCGTCGAGCGGCTGACGGTAATCGGCGAGAGCAAAGGTGGCCTCGAACGGCGGCGGCTCGCCGATGCAATCCGCGCAGCGATATTGCGCGTGACCCGCCAAGCGTATTCCGGACAACGGGACCGCGCACACCGTGCAGCGCAACCTGCTTTCGTTCCAATATGTCTCATCGCAACCGGCACACAGCGTCTTATGCGACAAATTGCCGCACAATGCGCACAGGTTCGGCAGCGCGGCGTGC is a window of Paraburkholderia phytofirmans OLGA172 DNA encoding:
- a CDS encoding ComF family protein codes for the protein MPFRKKSSFSGGSNARFVRFARGLYSAWPHVMHAALPNLCALCGNLSHKTLCAGCDETYWNESRLRCTVCAVPLSGIRLAGHAQYRCADCIGEPPPFEATFALADYRQPLDALALGLKFRARLMLAREFAQRLARLAEDTWADAAEKPDVLAPVPLANKRLTERGYNQAWQIARPLARALHVRSDATLLHRVIHTAPQSRLDLDARRLNVGRAFEVAKPVQGLHVGIVDDVMTTGATLEALSRTLKAAGARRVTNFVALRTPKI